In Eretmochelys imbricata isolate rEreImb1 chromosome 4, rEreImb1.hap1, whole genome shotgun sequence, a single window of DNA contains:
- the LOC144263815 gene encoding class I histocompatibility antigen, F10 alpha chain-like isoform X1, with protein MDYMVDRKLVLGPVLFNIFINDLEDGVDCTLSKFADDTKLGGEVDTLKGFHIIQTIYGCDLREDNTTWGFYQDSYDGRDFLTFDKETMTWVAADIGAQISKRRWDAEVLDNQRWKRYLEEKCLPWLRSSLEYGKETLQRKVRPTARVSDRSSHDGLATLSCKVSGFYPRDITVTWLRNGESRQQETYSEGILPSGDGTYQTWVTMEIDPKIKGHYSCHVEHESLLEPLSVSWEPNNNLIPTVAGVITAVVLIGVIIGVVVWKKKRPGKKGDGYAVAQANDQGSSGSDLSAKA; from the exons ATGgactatatggtggatagaaaattggtcctcgggccggttttgttcaatatcttcataaatgatctggaggatggtgtggattgcaccctcagcaagtttgcagatgacactaaactgggaggagaggtagatacgctgaagg GGTTTCACATTATCCAGACGATATACGGCTGTGATCTCCGGGAAGACAACACCACTTGGGGGTTTTACCAGGATTCATATGACGGACGCGACTTTCTTACCTTCGATAAGGAGACCATGACTTGGGTAGCAGCAGATATTGGGGCTCAGATCTCCAAGAGGAGATGGGATGCTGAAGTACTTGACAACCAGCGGTGGAAACGCTACCTGGAGGAGAAATGTCTTCCCTGGCTAAGGAGTTCTCTAGAGTACGGGAAGGAGACTCTGCAGAGGAAAG TGCGCCCAACAGCTAGAGTGAGCGACAGGTCATCTCATGACGGCCTCGCCACCCTCTCCTGTAAGGTCAGTGGGTTCTACCCCCGGGACATCACCGTGACCTGGCTGAGAAATggggagagcagacagcaggaGACCTACTCTGAAGGCATCCTACCCAGTGGGGACGGGACCTACCAGACCTGGGTGACAATGGAGATTGATCCCAAGATCAAAGGCCATTATTCATGTCACGTGGAGCATGAAAGCCTTTTAGAGCCACTCTCCGTCTCCTGGG AACCAAATAACAATCTGATTCCCACTGTGGCTGGAGTTATCACTGCAGTTGTCCTGATTGGTGTTATAATCGGAGTAGTTGTCTGGAAAAAGAAACGCCCAG ggaagaagggagatgGCTATGCTGTAGCTCAGG caaacGACCAAGGATCTAGTGGCTCTGACCTATCTGCCAAGG CTTAA
- the LOC144263815 gene encoding class I histocompatibility antigen, F10 alpha chain-like isoform X2: protein MQRVEPRPAWMAENEGPEFWDYRLFWSRRWEAWFNASLNTLAQLYNRTEGFHIIQTIYGCDLREDNTTWGFYQDSYDGRDFLTFDKETMTWVAADIGAQISKRRWDAEVLDNQRWKRYLEEKCLPWLRSSLEYGKETLQRKVRPTARVSDRSSHDGLATLSCKVSGFYPRDITVTWLRNGESRQQETYSEGILPSGDGTYQTWVTMEIDPKIKGHYSCHVEHESLLEPLSVSWEPNNNLIPTVAGVITAVVLIGVIIGVVVWKKKRPGKKGDGYAVAQANDQGSSGSDLSAKA from the exons ATGCAGAGGGTGGAGCCTCGCCCAGCGTGGATGGCGGAGAACGAGGGTCCGGAGTTCTGGGACTATCGGCTCTTTTGGTCACGGCGCTGGGAGGCCTGGTTCAACGCGAGTCTGAACACCCTGGCTCAGCTCTACAATCGGACCGAGG GGTTTCACATTATCCAGACGATATACGGCTGTGATCTCCGGGAAGACAACACCACTTGGGGGTTTTACCAGGATTCATATGACGGACGCGACTTTCTTACCTTCGATAAGGAGACCATGACTTGGGTAGCAGCAGATATTGGGGCTCAGATCTCCAAGAGGAGATGGGATGCTGAAGTACTTGACAACCAGCGGTGGAAACGCTACCTGGAGGAGAAATGTCTTCCCTGGCTAAGGAGTTCTCTAGAGTACGGGAAGGAGACTCTGCAGAGGAAAG TGCGCCCAACAGCTAGAGTGAGCGACAGGTCATCTCATGACGGCCTCGCCACCCTCTCCTGTAAGGTCAGTGGGTTCTACCCCCGGGACATCACCGTGACCTGGCTGAGAAATggggagagcagacagcaggaGACCTACTCTGAAGGCATCCTACCCAGTGGGGACGGGACCTACCAGACCTGGGTGACAATGGAGATTGATCCCAAGATCAAAGGCCATTATTCATGTCACGTGGAGCATGAAAGCCTTTTAGAGCCACTCTCCGTCTCCTGGG AACCAAATAACAATCTGATTCCCACTGTGGCTGGAGTTATCACTGCAGTTGTCCTGATTGGTGTTATAATCGGAGTAGTTGTCTGGAAAAAGAAACGCCCAG ggaagaagggagatgGCTATGCTGTAGCTCAGG caaacGACCAAGGATCTAGTGGCTCTGACCTATCTGCCAAGG CTTAA